A region of Chloracidobacterium sp. DNA encodes the following proteins:
- a CDS encoding site-specific integrase, translating into MSVFKKYNGKRINAKHPAYAAARWWVYRRVKGHKTIHQVIPTARTKEEAELAERQLVKQLFDRSFGVADTTVTFGDFVETTYRKYVDQNNVNKGAKKLYIELLLKHLKDQPLHTITPQDCRDCRNKLQYGKNQRKKKSSISPSSINRIMSTLSKIFSLACEEDVLDRNPMQYVKALPEPPPRKRLLTTEQKKALWKELESDQLLYRLVQLAVNMPLRRGQLLALNEEVIDFENQRVWVIGSKGRPPRSVPINATAASVLRDLIADKQLPFPIVDFRKRWHPVLVRAKINKPDGTREENYHFHDLRTYFASELIRRNTNPLIVQNLFAHSDMSITNIYAETDAELMLEAVKRLD; encoded by the coding sequence ATGTCGGTTTTTAAGAAATATAACGGTAAGCGGATAAACGCTAAGCATCCGGCGTATGCGGCAGCTCGTTGGTGGGTATACAGACGGGTTAAAGGGCATAAGACCATTCATCAGGTTATTCCGACAGCCCGTACTAAGGAAGAAGCGGAACTCGCCGAGCGACAACTGGTCAAGCAACTCTTCGACAGATCATTCGGTGTTGCAGATACAACCGTTACTTTTGGAGACTTTGTAGAAACGACCTATCGAAAATATGTAGATCAAAACAACGTCAATAAGGGAGCGAAGAAGCTTTACATAGAACTTCTTTTGAAACACCTAAAAGATCAACCTCTGCATACCATTACACCGCAGGATTGTCGCGATTGCCGGAATAAACTTCAGTACGGAAAAAACCAGCGAAAAAAGAAAAGTTCTATATCTCCTTCCTCGATCAATAGGATTATGTCGACTTTGTCGAAAATCTTCAGTCTCGCTTGCGAAGAAGACGTTCTTGATCGTAACCCAATGCAGTATGTGAAGGCCCTACCAGAGCCACCACCAAGAAAGCGCCTACTTACGACCGAGCAGAAGAAAGCGTTGTGGAAGGAACTTGAATCCGACCAGCTACTTTACAGGCTTGTCCAATTGGCCGTTAACATGCCGTTGCGCCGGGGCCAACTATTGGCTTTGAACGAGGAGGTGATTGATTTTGAGAATCAGAGGGTGTGGGTTATTGGTTCGAAGGGACGACCTCCGCGATCCGTACCGATCAATGCAACGGCAGCATCGGTACTACGCGATCTCATTGCCGATAAACAACTACCATTTCCAATTGTCGATTTCCGAAAGCGGTGGCATCCGGTTCTTGTACGAGCCAAGATCAATAAGCCAGATGGAACTCGAGAAGAAAACTATCATTTCCATGATCTCAGAACCTACTTTGCGAGCGAGTTGATTCGTAGGAATACAAATCCGCTAATAGTACAGAATCTCTTTGCCCATTCGGACATGAGCATTACAAACATCTACGCGGAAACCGACGCGGAACTCATGCTTGAGGCAGTGAAACGACTCGATTAG
- a CDS encoding helix-turn-helix domain-containing protein produces the protein MVEIITIEKEELIRLIDTSVAGAIEKAIHSSQPPQIMTKSEVAKYLKKSGATINRWMRKNGLPFHGVGRPTFNRTEVDAWLANY, from the coding sequence ATGGTTGAAATTATCACGATAGAAAAAGAAGAGCTGATTCGCTTGATCGACACCTCCGTCGCGGGAGCCATCGAAAAAGCTATACATTCATCTCAGCCGCCGCAGATCATGACGAAGTCCGAAGTTGCGAAGTATTTGAAGAAATCGGGAGCAACGATCAATCGATGGATGAGGAAAAATGGCCTTCCATTCCACGGAGTGGGCCGGCCAACTTTCAACAGAACTGAAGTGGATGCCTGGTTAGCGAATTACTAA
- a CDS encoding MerR family transcriptional regulator: MMAQEPVVIPEKIYFKIGEVCDLVGVQAHVLRYWETEFSMLSPQKNKSGQRSYRRRDVEIALRIKQLLYNEMFTIAGAKKKLQSEQREGSKPKAAAASPKLPEVSGGDVEAPTLFDTGVEPVRSAAAVSSEISHTDEQKDALKMLAANLLEIRDILKTSRI; the protein is encoded by the coding sequence ATGATGGCACAAGAACCTGTAGTAATACCTGAGAAAATCTACTTCAAGATCGGCGAGGTTTGCGATCTTGTCGGTGTACAGGCGCATGTGCTTCGCTATTGGGAAACTGAGTTTTCGATGCTCTCGCCGCAAAAGAACAAATCGGGCCAACGCAGCTATCGCCGCCGCGACGTCGAGATCGCACTCAGGATCAAACAGCTTCTCTACAACGAGATGTTCACGATCGCCGGTGCAAAGAAAAAGCTGCAATCGGAACAGCGTGAAGGCTCAAAGCCAAAAGCTGCGGCGGCATCGCCAAAACTACCTGAAGTGTCTGGTGGAGACGTTGAGGCTCCGACATTGTTTGATACCGGTGTTGAGCCAGTAAGATCGGCAGCAGCAGTTTCTTCTGAAATTTCTCATACCGATGAACAGAAAGACGCATTAAAAATGCTGGCCGCAAATCTGCTGGAAATTCGCGACATTCTCAAAACATCGCGGATATAG
- the thiL gene encoding thiamine-phosphate kinase: MSTLKHRVNEFQFLDNLKSKYSLDRIGDDCAVLPKDANTDLLLTADMLVEDIDFHLKWTKPEFLGHKALAVSLSDIAAMGGQPKWAMLSLGIPEKLWNTNFVDDFYAGWFALANEFDVELVGGDVSRVPDKLVIDSIVGGEVAKGKAVLRSGAKPGDVIYVTGSVGGAAGGLRLLELGDEKQLSGQISTGHLTIKQTKPTPQLTIANLLQQLDITTSMIDLSDGLSSDLFHICQQSGVGATIYTERLPINAGLPDHFGTAESHEMALHGGEDFELLFTVGQNNISALESINVTCIGEITATGGVIELNRDGKLSILEPKGYSHF; encoded by the coding sequence GTGTCAACACTCAAGCATCGCGTGAACGAATTTCAATTCCTCGACAACTTAAAGTCCAAATATTCGCTTGATAGGATCGGCGACGACTGTGCCGTTCTGCCAAAAGACGCAAATACCGACCTCTTATTGACCGCCGATATGCTGGTCGAGGATATAGATTTCCACCTAAAATGGACAAAGCCGGAATTCCTAGGCCACAAGGCTCTCGCCGTTTCCCTTTCCGATATAGCAGCGATGGGCGGTCAGCCAAAATGGGCAATGTTGTCGCTCGGTATTCCTGAAAAACTATGGAATACGAACTTTGTCGATGATTTTTACGCCGGCTGGTTCGCTTTGGCAAATGAGTTTGACGTTGAGCTTGTAGGCGGAGATGTATCGCGTGTTCCCGACAAACTGGTCATCGATTCCATAGTCGGCGGCGAAGTCGCTAAAGGAAAGGCAGTATTGCGTTCCGGTGCAAAGCCCGGCGATGTGATCTATGTTACCGGCTCAGTTGGTGGAGCCGCAGGTGGTTTGAGGCTGCTTGAACTAGGAGATGAAAAACAGTTAAGTGGTCAGATTTCCACAGGTCATTTGACCATTAAACAGACCAAACCTACGCCTCAACTAACTATCGCTAACTTATTGCAACAACTAGATATTACTACATCAATGATCGACCTCAGTGATGGTCTTTCATCTGACCTTTTCCACATCTGTCAACAAAGCGGTGTTGGGGCCACGATCTACACAGAACGCCTACCGATTAATGCGGGCCTACCGGATCATTTCGGTACCGCTGAATCGCATGAAATGGCGTTGCACGGCGGCGAAGATTTTGAATTGCTCTTCACAGTCGGTCAAAACAATATTTCTGCACTCGAATCAATTAATGTGACTTGCATCGGCGAGATCACGGCAACTGGAGGGGTTATTGAACTTAATCGCGACGGTAAACTATCGATCCTTGAGCCAAAGGGTTACAGTCATTTTTAG
- a CDS encoding HNH endonuclease, producing MKLLTGRVLLLNFSYEPLGTVGVARSVCLWFRGAVFVEENDGDNVLHSPSITFPVPSVIRLRHYIHLRRNNRETTMKRARIYIRDRYRCQYCGEHKHAKDLTLDHIFPRAQGGESTPQNLVTACVKCNQRKGNRTPDQARMPLLTSQKMLRLGLDHVLLCHYAENRPEWRKYLFMDETEEEAVEIAA from the coding sequence ATGAAATTGCTTACAGGTCGGGTTTTGCTACTTAACTTTTCATACGAGCCGCTTGGCACGGTTGGCGTGGCGCGTTCGGTTTGTCTGTGGTTTCGCGGAGCTGTCTTTGTCGAAGAGAACGACGGCGACAATGTTCTGCATTCTCCTTCGATCACGTTTCCGGTGCCTTCGGTGATCCGGCTGCGTCACTATATTCACTTGCGTCGCAATAACCGTGAAACGACGATGAAGCGTGCTCGCATCTATATCCGCGACCGCTATCGCTGCCAGTATTGCGGCGAGCACAAGCACGCAAAGGACCTGACGCTCGATCACATTTTCCCGCGTGCCCAAGGCGGCGAAAGCACACCGCAGAACCTCGTCACGGCCTGCGTCAAATGTAATCAACGCAAAGGCAATCGCACGCCCGATCAGGCCCGCATGCCGCTGCTGACATCGCAAAAGATGCTTCGCCTCGGCCTCGATCACGTGCTGCTGTGTCACTACGCCGAAAATCGTCCGGAATGGCGCAAATATTTATTTATGGACGAAACAGAAGAGGAGGCAGTTGAAATAGCTGCCTAG
- a CDS encoding type II toxin-antitoxin system ParD family antitoxin translates to MIVKLSISMPKSLEDFARSRVRHDGYGSISEYFRELVRIDQRYDTAKRVQPEPFRSAPDGPLISFRNQNFENKNWPT, encoded by the coding sequence ATGATCGTAAAACTATCAATTTCAATGCCCAAATCACTCGAAGATTTTGCCCGCTCACGTGTTCGCCACGACGGCTATGGCTCGATCAGCGAATATTTTAGAGAACTGGTACGCATCGACCAACGATACGATACCGCAAAACGAGTTCAGCCGGAGCCGTTCAGAAGCGCTCCGGACGGGCCGCTCATTTCATTTAGAAATCAAAACTTTGAAAATAAGAATTGGCCTACTTAG
- a CDS encoding cysteine--tRNA ligase, translated as MLRFFNTLSRQVEEFQPLEDKKVRMYMCGPTVWNFAHIGNFRTFIFGDVLRRYLKFKGYELTHVFNLTDVDDRIINEANARNISIDEFTAPWIQYFWEDFDALGMERPDVTPRATHHVAEMIGIIAKLLENGHAYESDGSIYYRITAFPEYGKLSKISFSGNREGGSDRIDTDKYDKEDARDFALWKLVGPEDQPGWDAPFGRGRPGWHIECSAMAMKYLGETFDLHAGGMDLQFPHHENEIAQSEGSTGKQFAKYWIHSEFLKIDDVTMSKSKGNFFTFRDLSEQGYSPLAMRYLLLSVPYRRQLNFTFDGLAGAESTVERLRNFRSLVRDAKCKSPHVSKGDSETSDVTSGLVQTALERFETAMDDDFNTASALAAIHDMVREINTIIATDALTTDDQAAVLDAIAKFDSVLGIFGKEENDILDEDIESLIAERKEARNNRDFARSDEIRDLLVEKGITLEDTKDGVRWKRK; from the coding sequence ATGCTTAGATTTTTTAACACATTATCACGACAGGTCGAAGAATTTCAGCCTCTAGAAGACAAGAAGGTTCGCATGTATATGTGCGGGCCGACGGTTTGGAATTTTGCTCATATCGGCAATTTTCGAACGTTTATTTTTGGTGACGTTCTACGGCGCTATCTCAAATTCAAAGGCTACGAACTCACGCACGTCTTTAACCTGACCGATGTTGACGACCGCATCATTAATGAGGCGAACGCGCGAAATATTTCGATCGACGAATTCACCGCTCCGTGGATTCAATATTTTTGGGAAGACTTCGACGCTCTCGGAATGGAACGGCCCGATGTAACGCCGCGTGCGACTCATCATGTCGCCGAGATGATCGGCATCATCGCGAAACTTCTCGAAAACGGTCACGCCTACGAATCCGACGGCTCGATCTATTACCGAATCACGGCGTTTCCCGAATACGGCAAACTTTCGAAGATCAGTTTTTCCGGCAATCGAGAAGGCGGCAGTGACCGCATCGACACCGACAAATACGATAAGGAAGACGCCCGCGACTTTGCCTTGTGGAAGCTCGTCGGCCCCGAAGATCAACCCGGCTGGGACGCTCCGTTCGGACGCGGCAGGCCCGGCTGGCACATAGAGTGCTCGGCGATGGCGATGAAGTATCTCGGAGAGACCTTCGACCTGCACGCGGGCGGTATGGACCTGCAATTCCCGCATCACGAGAACGAGATCGCACAGTCCGAAGGCTCGACCGGAAAGCAGTTTGCAAAATACTGGATACACAGCGAATTCCTAAAGATCGATGACGTAACAATGTCGAAATCGAAGGGCAATTTCTTCACGTTCCGCGATCTAAGTGAGCAAGGCTACTCACCGCTAGCGATGCGTTATTTACTATTGTCAGTTCCCTATCGCAGGCAGCTGAATTTCACATTCGACGGACTTGCCGGAGCAGAATCGACAGTTGAAAGATTAAGAAATTTCCGCTCACTAGTCCGCGATGCAAAATGCAAAAGCCCGCACGTAAGTAAGGGCGATAGCGAGACGTCGGATGTAACAAGCGGGCTTGTGCAAACTGCTCTCGAACGTTTCGAGACCGCAATGGACGACGATTTCAATACGGCTTCCGCACTCGCCGCGATCCACGACATGGTTCGTGAGATCAACACGATCATAGCAACCGACGCTCTAACTACCGACGATCAAGCAGCGGTTCTAGATGCGATAGCGAAATTCGATTCCGTTCTCGGCATTTTCGGCAAAGAAGAAAATGACATTCTTGACGAAGATATCGAATCACTCATAGCAGAGCGTAAGGAAGCCAGAAACAATCGCGACTTCGCACGATCAGATGAGATCCGCGACCTTCTCGTCGAAAAAGGCATAACTCTCGAAGACACAAAAGATGGAGTGCGTTGGAAGAGAAAGTAA
- a CDS encoding Holliday junction resolvase, with protein MQIQSFAIFVTICLIVAIIIIFSLLIHRLRLKEAIDKLTYTVHINEIDFLKVLDDKVHERFENWRQTELEQQKGQISQLALKDAKVSLKQWKNEQEFLIRQDAISRSQSVIIGKAAEHLLPYMPIFSYNPKEVRFIGDPIDLLIFDGINDGNLQEIIFLEVKTGQARLTARQKDIRSAINDGRVRWAEMRVD; from the coding sequence ATGCAAATTCAATCTTTTGCAATATTTGTCACAATTTGCCTTATTGTAGCAATAATTATTATTTTTTCGCTATTAATTCATCGACTTAGACTCAAAGAAGCTATTGATAAATTAACGTATACAGTTCACATTAATGAGATAGATTTTCTAAAAGTTTTAGACGATAAAGTGCACGAACGTTTTGAAAACTGGAGACAAACAGAGCTCGAGCAACAGAAAGGTCAAATCTCTCAACTTGCTCTCAAAGATGCCAAGGTATCATTGAAACAGTGGAAAAATGAGCAAGAATTTTTGATTCGTCAAGACGCAATTTCACGAAGTCAGTCTGTAATTATTGGGAAAGCCGCAGAACACTTATTACCGTATATGCCAATCTTCTCTTATAACCCTAAGGAAGTTAGGTTTATTGGAGATCCAATCGATTTACTTATTTTCGACGGAATTAATGATGGAAACTTACAAGAGATCATCTTCCTAGAAGTAAAAACTGGTCAAGCTCGATTAACGGCACGTCAAAAAGATATTCGTTCCGCTATAAATGATGGTCGAGTAAGATGGGCTGAAATGCGGGTGGATTAG
- a CDS encoding cysteine dioxygenase family protein translates to MLKVERLIDGLNSITDEEFTCDNVYQFLGDNPVDVDSITRYFHWNPEFYTRNLIYKDDRFEMMAICWESGHMSKIHNHAEQKCWMTVPVGRLRGQNFAVVDIDESRGHCKLIETDSFELADCLAAKVELEEPIHQILNLTEYGERAVSLHVYSKPYASCLSYCRDTDTFKEVQLCYTSIDGKLL, encoded by the coding sequence ATGTTGAAAGTAGAAAGATTGATCGACGGGCTAAATTCCATAACGGACGAAGAATTTACCTGCGACAACGTGTACCAATTTCTCGGTGACAATCCAGTTGACGTCGATTCAATAACGAGATACTTTCACTGGAATCCCGAATTTTACACTCGCAATCTGATCTACAAAGATGACCGTTTTGAAATGATGGCGATCTGTTGGGAAAGCGGACACATGTCGAAAATTCACAATCATGCCGAGCAAAAATGCTGGATGACAGTTCCGGTCGGACGGCTTCGCGGGCAGAATTTCGCAGTCGTCGATATCGACGAATCTCGCGGGCACTGCAAGCTCATCGAAACCGATTCCTTTGAACTTGCCGACTGCCTGGCTGCCAAAGTCGAGCTTGAAGAACCGATCCACCAAATTCTCAATCTCACAGAATACGGCGAACGTGCCGTGAGCCTGCATGTCTATTCCAAACCCTACGCGAGCTGCCTTTCATATTGCCGCGACACGGACACTTTCAAGGAAGTCCAGCTTTGCTACACGAGCATTGACGGCAAACTTTTGTGA
- a CDS encoding thioredoxin family protein produces MRKFVFLFLPFLLAISAAAQSPAKWSLASDSKPAQLKSGDKIKVILKAEIESGWHLYALEQPEGGPIATTIKATEGIPFEIDGKIDSQKPTVKEDPLFTGMDGKALVTKFFADNASFSVPLKITSDMASDAVSLDVRFQVCNDRFCQPPKTVRVSFAGSEDVKKTLSLSLDDKPTAAISTPIIPGQQPTDIWAFIWLAITFGAISLLTPCVFPMIPITVSYFMKHSVGGRAKTIKLATVYSMGIIATFSLLGMLLAVLFGAAGINLFAANPWVNLAIGAIFLFFAFNLFGFYEISIPTSLLTKLDKITRTEEGKGSAYLGALLMGLTFTLTSFTCTSPFIGTLLVSTAQGDWKMPLLGMLVFSTVFALPFFVLATVPRLLSSLPRSGGWLNSVKVVMGFLEVAAAMKFLSNVDLVWGAGMNESGVLNYGKIFTRELVLIIWVIIGLGICSYILGFFKFKHDSPIKKITPLRIGFAALFFGLCIYLTTGVLGRKLGELESFLPPKNKDSVFNVLGNRHEELQWINNNYEAALQKAKAENKRVFVDFTGYTCTNCRWMEANMFPLPEVKAELEKFVLVSLYTDGEGEIYERQQQMEQDRLGTVALPYYAVFDANDQLVAGFPGLTRNSAEFVDFLKKAQENK; encoded by the coding sequence ATGCGAAAGTTTGTTTTTTTATTTCTGCCCTTTTTACTAGCAATATCTGCCGCAGCTCAAAGCCCGGCAAAGTGGAGCCTCGCCTCTGATTCGAAACCTGCTCAATTAAAGAGCGGTGACAAGATAAAGGTCATCTTAAAAGCTGAGATCGAAAGCGGATGGCATCTCTACGCACTGGAACAGCCAGAAGGCGGCCCGATAGCGACGACAATCAAAGCCACCGAAGGAATACCATTTGAGATCGACGGCAAGATCGATTCACAAAAACCGACGGTTAAAGAAGATCCTTTATTTACCGGCATGGACGGTAAAGCGCTCGTAACGAAATTCTTTGCCGACAATGCGAGTTTTTCCGTCCCGCTTAAGATAACCTCGGACATGGCAAGCGATGCGGTATCGCTCGATGTTCGATTTCAGGTTTGCAACGATCGGTTTTGTCAGCCGCCGAAAACGGTTCGCGTGTCCTTCGCCGGTTCCGAGGACGTGAAGAAGACTCTGTCTTTAAGTCTCGACGACAAACCCACGGCGGCAATCTCAACGCCAATCATCCCCGGCCAGCAACCGACAGATATATGGGCGTTCATATGGCTTGCAATCACGTTCGGGGCGATATCGCTTCTGACGCCATGTGTTTTCCCAATGATCCCGATCACTGTTTCATATTTTATGAAACACTCCGTGGGCGGCCGCGCGAAAACTATCAAACTCGCGACGGTTTATTCAATGGGTATAATCGCGACATTTTCGCTGCTCGGAATGTTGCTCGCGGTCCTTTTCGGTGCTGCAGGAATAAACCTGTTTGCCGCAAATCCTTGGGTAAACCTCGCTATCGGAGCGATCTTTCTATTCTTTGCGTTCAACCTATTTGGCTTTTACGAGATTTCAATTCCCACGTCGCTTCTGACAAAGCTCGATAAGATAACCCGGACCGAAGAAGGAAAGGGAAGCGCGTATTTAGGTGCACTTCTTATGGGATTGACGTTTACTCTTACGTCATTTACCTGTACGTCTCCGTTTATCGGTACTTTGCTCGTTTCGACCGCGCAGGGCGATTGGAAAATGCCGCTGCTAGGAATGTTGGTGTTTTCGACAGTTTTTGCGCTGCCTTTCTTCGTCCTTGCAACTGTTCCGCGACTGCTTTCTTCGCTGCCGCGTTCGGGCGGCTGGTTGAATTCGGTGAAGGTCGTGATGGGCTTTCTTGAAGTCGCAGCTGCGATGAAATTCCTTTCAAACGTCGATCTTGTCTGGGGTGCGGGTATGAACGAGAGCGGAGTTCTCAATTACGGCAAGATATTTACGCGTGAACTCGTTCTTATAATCTGGGTCATCATCGGCTTGGGAATTTGCTCTTATATTTTGGGCTTTTTCAAATTCAAACATGATTCGCCGATCAAGAAGATCACTCCGCTTCGGATTGGTTTTGCGGCTTTGTTCTTCGGCTTGTGTATTTATCTGACGACAGGCGTTCTCGGTAGAAAACTTGGCGAACTTGAATCTTTCCTGCCGCCAAAGAATAAGGATTCTGTTTTTAACGTCCTCGGCAATCGCCACGAAGAATTGCAATGGATCAATAATAATTACGAGGCCGCATTGCAGAAGGCCAAGGCCGAGAACAAGCGTGTGTTCGTCGATTTCACAGGCTACACTTGCACGAATTGCCGCTGGATGGAAGCCAATATGTTTCCACTTCCAGAAGTGAAAGCCGAGCTGGAAAAATTCGTGCTTGTCAGTCTCTACACCGATGGTGAAGGCGAGATTTACGAACGGCAACAGCAGATGGAACAGGACAGATTGGGCACAGTTGCCCTTCCTTATTATGCTGTATTCGACGCTAACGATCAGCTTGTCGCAGGCTTTCCCGGTTTGACTCGTAACTCCGCAGAGTTTGTTGACTTTTTAAAGAAAGCGCAAGAGAATAAGTGA
- a CDS encoding DUF4160 domain-containing protein, producing the protein MPCVSQFFGIAIYFYFSEHSPPHFHALYGGDEAIYEIQTLRLYAGRLPRRAHNLVLEWADQHREELMKCWDAARIGVTPNQIEPLG; encoded by the coding sequence ATGCCTTGCGTAAGTCAGTTCTTCGGAATCGCGATCTACTTCTATTTTAGTGAACACTCTCCTCCGCATTTTCATGCTTTGTACGGAGGCGATGAGGCAATTTACGAGATTCAGACACTTCGTCTTTACGCCGGAAGATTGCCGCGACGGGCTCATAATTTAGTTCTGGAATGGGCGGATCAACATAGAGAAGAGTTAATGAAATGTTGGGATGCCGCGAGAATCGGTGTAACGCCGAATCAGATTGAACCATTAGGATAA
- a CDS encoding DUF2442 domain-containing protein — MELVRIRAVKPLHDFVVHVWFSNDTERDIDLENHLRGPVFEEIRSNPDMFRSVKVDERMKTISWDNGADIDPDTLYHNLTPAWAEDTEMELAK, encoded by the coding sequence ATGGAATTAGTAAGAATAAGAGCCGTCAAACCACTTCATGATTTTGTTGTCCACGTTTGGTTTTCCAACGACACCGAACGGGACATTGATTTAGAAAATCACCTTAGAGGACCTGTATTCGAGGAAATAAGATCAAATCCTGACATGTTTCGCTCAGTAAAAGTGGACGAAAGAATGAAAACCATTAGTTGGGACAATGGAGCCGATATTGATCCCGACACGCTTTATCACAATCTTACTCCGGCTTGGGCGGAAGACACAGAAATGGAGTTAGCCAAATAA
- a CDS encoding pyruvate dehydrogenase complex E1 component subunit beta, whose amino-acid sequence MAILTIRDALNQALREEILRDENVFVMGEEVAEYDGAYKVTRGLWKEFGDKRVVDTPITELGFAAVGVGAAMAGLRPVIEFMTWNFSILASDQIINHAAKMLYMSGGQFKVPIVFRGPNGSAYQVSSQHSQALEAFYANFPGLKVVMPSTAADAKGLLKSAIRDDNPIIFLEQERMYGLKGEVPEDEDFTIPLGVADVKREGTDCTIIARSMTVPLALQAAEQIQKDFDVSVEVIDPRTVKPLDIDTIVNSIKKTNRLVIAEESHEFASVGAEITYQVMDHAFDYLDAPIKRISTAEAPMPYAKNLEALALPDVGKIVAAVKEVCYL is encoded by the coding sequence ATGGCAATTTTGACCATACGAGACGCCTTGAACCAGGCGCTGCGTGAAGAAATATTGAGAGACGAAAACGTCTTCGTCATGGGCGAAGAGGTAGCCGAGTACGATGGCGCTTATAAGGTTACGCGAGGGCTTTGGAAGGAGTTTGGCGACAAACGTGTTGTCGATACGCCGATCACTGAGCTTGGCTTTGCGGCGGTCGGCGTTGGTGCCGCAATGGCTGGCCTGCGGCCAGTGATCGAGTTTATGACGTGGAATTTTTCGATCCTTGCGTCCGATCAGATCATCAATCACGCGGCTAAGATGCTCTACATGTCCGGCGGCCAATTCAAAGTGCCGATCGTGTTTCGCGGTCCGAACGGCTCGGCATATCAGGTTTCGTCACAGCATTCACAAGCACTTGAAGCTTTTTACGCTAATTTTCCCGGCTTGAAAGTTGTGATGCCTTCGACTGCAGCGGATGCTAAAGGATTGCTAAAATCAGCGATCCGCGACGACAATCCGATCATTTTTCTTGAGCAGGAAAGAATGTACGGGCTAAAAGGCGAAGTTCCTGAGGACGAAGATTTCACGATCCCGCTCGGCGTCGCCGATGTAAAACGTGAAGGAACGGACTGCACGATCATCGCCCGTTCGATGACCGTGCCGCTGGCTTTGCAAGCTGCCGAGCAGATACAAAAGGACTTTGATGTCTCTGTCGAGGTCATTGATCCGAGAACGGTCAAGCCACTTGACATCGACACCATCGTCAACTCGATCAAAAAGACAAATCGGCTCGTCATTGCCGAGGAATCACACGAGTTTGCATCAGTCGGCGCCGAGATCACTTATCAAGTGATGGATCATGCATTCGATTATCTCGACGCACCGATCAAACGCATTTCGACAGCTGAAGCCCCAATGCCGTATGCCAAAAATCTCGAAGCGTTGGCGTTGCCGGATGTTGGTAAGATCGTCGCAGCGGTGAAAGAAGTTTGTTATTTATAA